The following coding sequences lie in one Stigmatopora nigra isolate UIUO_SnigA chromosome 4, RoL_Snig_1.1, whole genome shotgun sequence genomic window:
- the LOC144195695 gene encoding E3 ubiquitin-protein ligase Trim36-like isoform X1 — translation MSDSEDMTEFASIVERIERGEVPIKNIERELICPICKELFTHPLILPCQHSVCHKCVRELLMLNYDDSLDGNSECSLPGSPRSRVPSPSMEKLDKLVRSGPRKRSGITEINPALLTSPVPQKRSIASPGWRRGSVTPRVTTIACPGCQHDIDLGERGISMLFRNFTLESIVERYRQAARAAVAIMCNICKPPQQQQEATKSCMDCKVSYCNECFKTHHPWGTPKAQHEYVGPTTNFRPKVLMCPEHEMEKVNMYCEVCRRPVCHLCKLGGTHANHRVTSMSNAYKILKEKLAKSIHYLISKEDQVKTQITGLEQLVSQTEENGQLAERQANEHFDRLFEILQEKKSEMLKSIEQSQNRRLGQLKSQMEEYQGMLENSGLVGYAQEVLKETDQSCFVQTAKQLHVRIQKATESLRTFHPSADPSFDEFVLDTSREEMLLKELCFGGVPDAPMIDLSKSRVYNEATIFWRLSDDHQPTDQHLLEYRRLGGPNQSKEDAEDAIWQTMERSHSPSTTICGLDADSLYTFRVRTCRNSIFSPYSPEVTFHTPPAPVFEFLFSDKCGFSTERLMLNKRRDMVESVAGVAFLLAADRVQTGSYIGLDYIIGDPGISQGRHYWALKVESHSYMVKVGVASDTKLLEWFHNPRDTSSPRYDHDSGHDSGSEDACYDLSQPFTLLTIGMGKLFIPKSSPSSSADPGNRTLPMPQRLGVCLDYEAGRVYFYDADNMRCLYERQVDCSGTMYPAFGLMGGGKIQLEEFVTAKRLVF, via the exons GTTCCCATCAAGAACATTGAGCGTGAGCTGATCTGCCCCATCTGCAAAGAACTCTTCACACATCCACTCATCCTGCCGTGTCAGCATAGCGTGTGTCACAAATGTGTCCGAGAGCTTCTCATGCTAAACTATGACGATTCCTTGGACGGTAACTCCGAATGTTCGTTGCCGGGCAGTCCCAGATCCCGTGTGCCGTCGCCTTCCATGGAGAAGTTAGACAAGCTGGTGCGATCAG GTCCTCGGAAAAGAAGTGGAATTACTGAGATAAATCCAGCACTCCTCACTTCTCCTGTGCCCCAAAAAC GATCCATTGCCTCACCGGGCTGGCGCCGAGGATCCGTAACACCTCGGGTCACCACTATCGCTTGTCCGGGATGCCAGCACGACATCGACCTGGGCGAGCGCGGTATCAGCATGCTTTTCCGCAACTTCACTTTGGAGAGCATCGTGGAGCGTTACCGGCAAGCGGCCCGTGCCGCCGTCGCCATCATGTGCAACATCTGCAAACCACCGCAGCAGCAACAAGAAGCCACCAAGAGCTGCATGGACTGCAAGGTCAGCTACTGCAATGAGTGCTTCAAGACCCACCATCCCTGGGGCACACCCAAGGCACAACATGAGTATGTGGGGCCAACCACCAACTTTAGACCAAAG GTGCTGATGTGCCCTGAGCACGAGATGGAAAAGGTTAACATGTACTGCGAGGTGTGCCGGCGGCCTGTGTGCCACCTTTGCAAGTTGGGAGGAACCCACGCTAACCACAGGGTCACTTCCATGAGCAATGCCTACAAGATCCTAAAG GAGAAGCTGGCTAAGAGTATCCATTACTTAATCAGCAAAGAGGACCAAGTAAAGACTCAAATTACTGGACTGGAACAGCTCGTCAGTCAGACAGAG gaaaatgGGCAGCTGGCCGAACGCCAGGCCAATGAGCACTTTGACCGCCTATTTGAGATCCTGCAGGAGAAAAAGTCAGAGATGCTTAAATCAATTGAGCAATCTCAAAACAGACGCTTGGGACAACTCAAATCCCAG ATGGAAGAGTATCAGGGTATGTTGGAGAACAGTGGCCTTGTGGGCTATGCTCAGGAGGTACTCAAAGAAACAGACCAGTCCTGCTTTGTACAGACTGCCAAGCAGCTTCACGTCAG AATTCAGAAGGCCACCGAGTCTCTAAGGACTTTCCATCCGTCAGCCGACCCCAGCTTTGATGAGTTTGTGCTGGACACATCGAGAGAGGAGATGCTTCTCAAAGAGCTGTGCTTTGGTGGAG TTCCCGACGCCCCGATGATCGACCTGTCCAAGAGTCGAGTCTACAACGAGGCCACCATCTTCTGGAGGCTGTCTGATGACCACCAACCTACAGACCAACACTTACTGGAGTACCGCAG attgGGAGGCCCGAATCAGTCGAAAGAGGATGCTGAGGATGCCATCTGGCAAACGATGGAGCGCTCGCACAGTCCCAGCACTACTATATGTGGACTGGACGCTGACAGCTTGTACACATTTAGGGTCCGCACTTGCAGGAACTCCATCTTCAGCCCTTACAGCCCAGAAGTCACATTCCACACACCCCCTGCACCTG TGTTTGAATTCCTGTTCAGCGATAAGTGTGGCTTCAGCACGGAGCGTCTGATGCTCAACAAGCGGCGCGATATGGTGGAGAGCGTTGCTGGTGTGGCCTTTCTGCTCGCGGCAGATCGTGTGCAGACCGGCAGCTACATTGGCCTGGACTACATCATAGGTGACCCGGGCATCTCTCAGGGAAG ACACTACTGGGCCTTAAAGGTGGAGTCACACTCTTATATGGTTAAAGTGGGCGTGGCCTCGGATACAAAGCTTCTGGAATGGTTTCACAACCCAAGAGACACTAGCAGCCCAAG GTACGACCACGACAGCGGCCACGACAGCGGCAGCGAAGACGCGTGCTACGACCTTTCCCAGCCCTTTACGCTCCTTACCATAGGCATGGGCAAGCTCTTTATCCCCAAATCGTCACCCTCGTCTTCGGCCGATCCGGGCAACCGGACGCTGCCCATGCCGCAGCGCCTGGGCGTGTGCCTGGATTACGAAGCCGGTCGCGTCTACTTCTATGACGCCGACAACATGCGCTGCCTATACGAGAGGCAAGTGGACTGCTCGGGGACCATGTACCCGGCATTCGGCCTAATGGGTGGAGGCAAAATCCAGCTAGAGGAATTTGTCACTGCCAAGAGGCTTGTCTTCTGA
- the LOC144195695 gene encoding E3 ubiquitin-protein ligase Trim36-like isoform X2: protein MSDSEDMTEFASIVERIERGEVPIKNIERELICPICKELFTHPLILPCQHSVCHKCVRELLMLNYDDSLDGNSECSLPGSPRSRVPSPSMEKLDKLVRSASVRRSLGSRGRSGLRLLSSCSRSIASPGWRRGSVTPRVTTIACPGCQHDIDLGERGISMLFRNFTLESIVERYRQAARAAVAIMCNICKPPQQQQEATKSCMDCKVSYCNECFKTHHPWGTPKAQHEYVGPTTNFRPKVLMCPEHEMEKVNMYCEVCRRPVCHLCKLGGTHANHRVTSMSNAYKILKEKLAKSIHYLISKEDQVKTQITGLEQLVSQTEENGQLAERQANEHFDRLFEILQEKKSEMLKSIEQSQNRRLGQLKSQMEEYQGMLENSGLVGYAQEVLKETDQSCFVQTAKQLHVRIQKATESLRTFHPSADPSFDEFVLDTSREEMLLKELCFGGVPDAPMIDLSKSRVYNEATIFWRLSDDHQPTDQHLLEYRRLGGPNQSKEDAEDAIWQTMERSHSPSTTICGLDADSLYTFRVRTCRNSIFSPYSPEVTFHTPPAPVFEFLFSDKCGFSTERLMLNKRRDMVESVAGVAFLLAADRVQTGSYIGLDYIIGDPGISQGRHYWALKVESHSYMVKVGVASDTKLLEWFHNPRDTSSPRYDHDSGHDSGSEDACYDLSQPFTLLTIGMGKLFIPKSSPSSSADPGNRTLPMPQRLGVCLDYEAGRVYFYDADNMRCLYERQVDCSGTMYPAFGLMGGGKIQLEEFVTAKRLVF, encoded by the exons GTTCCCATCAAGAACATTGAGCGTGAGCTGATCTGCCCCATCTGCAAAGAACTCTTCACACATCCACTCATCCTGCCGTGTCAGCATAGCGTGTGTCACAAATGTGTCCGAGAGCTTCTCATGCTAAACTATGACGATTCCTTGGACGGTAACTCCGAATGTTCGTTGCCGGGCAGTCCCAGATCCCGTGTGCCGTCGCCTTCCATGGAGAAGTTAGACAAGCTGGTGCGATCAG CCTCAGTGCGAAGGTCGCTCGGAAGTCGAGGTAGAAGCGGCCTCCGGCTGTTGAGTAGCTGTAGTA GATCCATTGCCTCACCGGGCTGGCGCCGAGGATCCGTAACACCTCGGGTCACCACTATCGCTTGTCCGGGATGCCAGCACGACATCGACCTGGGCGAGCGCGGTATCAGCATGCTTTTCCGCAACTTCACTTTGGAGAGCATCGTGGAGCGTTACCGGCAAGCGGCCCGTGCCGCCGTCGCCATCATGTGCAACATCTGCAAACCACCGCAGCAGCAACAAGAAGCCACCAAGAGCTGCATGGACTGCAAGGTCAGCTACTGCAATGAGTGCTTCAAGACCCACCATCCCTGGGGCACACCCAAGGCACAACATGAGTATGTGGGGCCAACCACCAACTTTAGACCAAAG GTGCTGATGTGCCCTGAGCACGAGATGGAAAAGGTTAACATGTACTGCGAGGTGTGCCGGCGGCCTGTGTGCCACCTTTGCAAGTTGGGAGGAACCCACGCTAACCACAGGGTCACTTCCATGAGCAATGCCTACAAGATCCTAAAG GAGAAGCTGGCTAAGAGTATCCATTACTTAATCAGCAAAGAGGACCAAGTAAAGACTCAAATTACTGGACTGGAACAGCTCGTCAGTCAGACAGAG gaaaatgGGCAGCTGGCCGAACGCCAGGCCAATGAGCACTTTGACCGCCTATTTGAGATCCTGCAGGAGAAAAAGTCAGAGATGCTTAAATCAATTGAGCAATCTCAAAACAGACGCTTGGGACAACTCAAATCCCAG ATGGAAGAGTATCAGGGTATGTTGGAGAACAGTGGCCTTGTGGGCTATGCTCAGGAGGTACTCAAAGAAACAGACCAGTCCTGCTTTGTACAGACTGCCAAGCAGCTTCACGTCAG AATTCAGAAGGCCACCGAGTCTCTAAGGACTTTCCATCCGTCAGCCGACCCCAGCTTTGATGAGTTTGTGCTGGACACATCGAGAGAGGAGATGCTTCTCAAAGAGCTGTGCTTTGGTGGAG TTCCCGACGCCCCGATGATCGACCTGTCCAAGAGTCGAGTCTACAACGAGGCCACCATCTTCTGGAGGCTGTCTGATGACCACCAACCTACAGACCAACACTTACTGGAGTACCGCAG attgGGAGGCCCGAATCAGTCGAAAGAGGATGCTGAGGATGCCATCTGGCAAACGATGGAGCGCTCGCACAGTCCCAGCACTACTATATGTGGACTGGACGCTGACAGCTTGTACACATTTAGGGTCCGCACTTGCAGGAACTCCATCTTCAGCCCTTACAGCCCAGAAGTCACATTCCACACACCCCCTGCACCTG TGTTTGAATTCCTGTTCAGCGATAAGTGTGGCTTCAGCACGGAGCGTCTGATGCTCAACAAGCGGCGCGATATGGTGGAGAGCGTTGCTGGTGTGGCCTTTCTGCTCGCGGCAGATCGTGTGCAGACCGGCAGCTACATTGGCCTGGACTACATCATAGGTGACCCGGGCATCTCTCAGGGAAG ACACTACTGGGCCTTAAAGGTGGAGTCACACTCTTATATGGTTAAAGTGGGCGTGGCCTCGGATACAAAGCTTCTGGAATGGTTTCACAACCCAAGAGACACTAGCAGCCCAAG GTACGACCACGACAGCGGCCACGACAGCGGCAGCGAAGACGCGTGCTACGACCTTTCCCAGCCCTTTACGCTCCTTACCATAGGCATGGGCAAGCTCTTTATCCCCAAATCGTCACCCTCGTCTTCGGCCGATCCGGGCAACCGGACGCTGCCCATGCCGCAGCGCCTGGGCGTGTGCCTGGATTACGAAGCCGGTCGCGTCTACTTCTATGACGCCGACAACATGCGCTGCCTATACGAGAGGCAAGTGGACTGCTCGGGGACCATGTACCCGGCATTCGGCCTAATGGGTGGAGGCAAAATCCAGCTAGAGGAATTTGTCACTGCCAAGAGGCTTGTCTTCTGA